A genomic stretch from Pseudomonas alkylphenolica includes:
- a CDS encoding Lrp/AsnC family transcriptional regulator, which produces MPTAIDRTDRALLASLQDNARLTISELADNVALTTSPCWRRVKLLEENGYITGYQAILSPKALGFGVTAFVSIMMDSHSKEMARAFEQRLMEIPEIVACHNISGRYDFLLEILARDLESFGEFAREVLQRLPGVKEIYSSFSFKAVKEKRVIPVSEKHI; this is translated from the coding sequence ATGCCTACCGCCATCGACCGTACCGACCGCGCCCTGCTGGCCTCCCTGCAGGACAACGCGCGACTGACCATTTCCGAGCTGGCCGACAACGTCGCTCTGACCACCTCGCCATGCTGGCGGCGGGTCAAACTGCTCGAAGAGAACGGCTACATCACCGGCTACCAGGCCATCCTTTCCCCCAAGGCCCTGGGCTTTGGCGTGACTGCTTTTGTCAGCATCATGATGGACTCGCACTCCAAGGAAATGGCCCGGGCTTTTGAGCAGCGGCTGATGGAGATTCCCGAGATCGTCGCCTGTCACAACATCTCCGGGCGTTATGACTTCCTGCTGGAGATACTGGCGCGGGATTTGGAGTCGTTTGGCGAGTTCGCGCGGGAGGTGCTGCAACGATTGCCGGGGGTGAAGGAGATTTACTCGAGTTTTTCGTTCAAGGCGGTGAAGGAGAAGCGGGTGATTCCGGTTTCGGAGAAGCATATTTGA
- the cysD gene encoding sulfate adenylyltransferase subunit CysD, translated as MVDKLTHLKQLEAESIHIIREVAAEFDNPVMLYSIGKDSAVMLHLARKAFFPGKLPFPVMHVDTQWKFQEMYSFRDKMVEEMGLELITHVNPDGIAQGINPFTHGSAKHTDIMKTEGLKQALDKHGFDAAFGGARRDEEKSRAKERVYSFRDSKHRWDPKNQRPELWNVYNGKVNKGESIRVFPLSNWTELDIWQYIYLEGIPIVPLYFAAERDVIEKNGTLIMIDDERILEHLSDEEKARIVKKKVRFRTLGCYPLTGAVESEAETLTDIIQEMLLTRTSERQGRVIDHDGAGSMEDKKRQGYF; from the coding sequence ATGGTCGACAAACTGACGCATTTGAAACAGTTGGAGGCGGAAAGCATCCACATCATTCGTGAGGTGGCCGCCGAGTTCGATAACCCGGTGATGCTGTACTCGATCGGCAAGGATTCGGCCGTGATGCTGCATCTGGCGCGCAAAGCCTTCTTCCCGGGCAAATTGCCGTTTCCGGTGATGCATGTCGACACCCAGTGGAAATTCCAGGAGATGTACAGCTTCCGCGACAAGATGGTCGAGGAAATGGGCCTGGAGCTGATCACTCACGTGAACCCGGACGGCATCGCCCAGGGCATCAACCCGTTCACCCACGGCAGTGCCAAGCACACCGACATCATGAAGACCGAGGGCCTCAAACAGGCACTCGACAAGCATGGCTTCGATGCCGCCTTCGGCGGCGCGCGCCGCGACGAAGAGAAGTCGCGGGCCAAGGAACGTGTCTACTCGTTCCGTGACAGCAAGCACCGCTGGGACCCGAAGAACCAGCGTCCGGAGCTGTGGAACGTCTATAACGGCAAGGTCAACAAAGGCGAATCGATTCGCGTGTTCCCGCTGTCGAACTGGACCGAGCTGGATATCTGGCAGTACATCTATCTTGAAGGCATCCCGATCGTGCCGCTGTACTTCGCCGCCGAACGCGATGTGATCGAGAAGAACGGCACCCTGATCATGATCGATGACGAGCGCATCCTCGAGCACCTCTCGGATGAAGAGAAAGCCCGCATCGTCAAAAAGAAAGTACGTTTCCGTACCCTTGGCTGCTACCCGCTGACGGGCGCTGTCGAGTCTGAGGCCGAAACCCTGACCGACATCATTCAGGAAATGCTCCTGACGCGCACTTCCGAGCGCCAGGGCCGCGTCATCGACCACGATGGTGCAGGCTCGATGGAAGACAAGAAACGTCAAGGCTATTTCTAA
- a CDS encoding amino acid ABC transporter permease has protein sequence MTTHVFKPDMPPPVKTVGVLAWMRANLFSSWLNTLLTLFALYLVWLIVPPLLQWSIFDANWVGTTRADCTKDGACWVFIQQRFGQFMYGYYPTELRWRVDLTVWLAVIGAAPLFIARFPRKAIYGLSFLVLYPLIAFTLLHGGYLGLSTVPTNQWGGLMLTLVIATVGIVGALPLGILLALGRRSNMPAVKVVCVTFIEFWRGVPLITVLFMSSVMLPLFLPEGMSFDKLLRAMIGVILFQSAYIAEVVRGGLQAIPKGQYEAAAAMGLGYWRAMGLVILPQALKLVIPGIVNTFIALFKDTSLVIIIGLFDLLNSVKQAAADPTWLGMATEGYVFAALVFWIFCFGMSRYSMHLERKLDTGHKR, from the coding sequence ATGACTACCCATGTTTTCAAACCTGATATGCCGCCGCCGGTGAAAACCGTCGGCGTGCTGGCCTGGATGCGCGCCAACCTGTTCTCCAGCTGGCTCAACACCTTGCTTACGCTGTTTGCCCTGTACCTGGTGTGGCTGATCGTGCCGCCGCTGCTGCAGTGGTCGATCTTCGATGCCAACTGGGTTGGCACCACGCGCGCCGACTGCACCAAGGACGGCGCCTGCTGGGTGTTCATCCAGCAGCGTTTCGGCCAGTTCATGTACGGCTACTACCCGACCGAACTGCGCTGGCGCGTCGACCTGACCGTGTGGCTGGCGGTGATCGGCGCGGCGCCGCTGTTTATCGCGCGCTTCCCGCGCAAGGCGATCTACGGTCTGAGCTTTTTGGTGCTGTATCCGCTTATTGCCTTCACCTTGTTGCACGGCGGCTACCTGGGCCTTAGCACAGTACCGACCAACCAATGGGGCGGGCTGATGCTGACCTTGGTAATCGCCACTGTCGGCATCGTCGGCGCGTTGCCGCTGGGCATCCTGCTGGCGCTGGGGCGGCGTTCGAACATGCCGGCGGTGAAAGTGGTCTGCGTGACCTTCATCGAGTTCTGGCGCGGCGTGCCGTTGATCACCGTGCTGTTCATGTCGTCGGTGATGCTGCCGCTGTTCCTGCCTGAGGGCATGAGCTTCGACAAGCTGCTGCGGGCGATGATCGGGGTCATCCTGTTCCAGTCGGCGTATATCGCCGAAGTGGTGCGTGGTGGCCTGCAGGCCATCCCCAAAGGCCAGTACGAAGCCGCTGCGGCGATGGGCCTGGGTTACTGGCGCGCAATGGGTCTGGTAATCCTGCCGCAAGCCCTGAAGCTGGTGATTCCCGGCATCGTCAACACCTTCATTGCCCTGTTCAAGGACACCAGCCTGGTGATCATCATCGGCCTGTTCGACCTGCTCAACAGCGTCAAGCAGGCCGCTGCCGACCCGACCTGGCTGGGCATGGCGACCGAGGGTTACGTGTTTGCCGCCCTGGTTTTCTGGATTTTCTGTTTCGGTATGTCCCGCTACTCCATGCATCTGGAGCGCAAGCTGGATACAGGCCACAAGCGTTAG
- the algW gene encoding Do family serine endopeptidase AlgW — MFKALRYFAWPLLVGVLIALLIIQRFPQWVGLPSQDVNLQQAPQTTRIMQGPVSYADAVSIAAPAVANLYTTKVVNKTAHPLFEDPQFRRFFGDNLPKQRRWESSLGSAVIMSPEGYLLTNNHVTSGADQIVVALKDGRETLARVIGSDPETDLAVLKIDLKNLPSITIGRSDSIHIGDVALAIGNPFGVGQTVTMGIISATGRNQLGLNNYEDFIQTDAAINPGNSGGALVDANGNLTGINTAIFSKSGGSQGIGFAIPTKLALEVMKAIIEHGQVIRGWLGIEVQPLSQELAESFGMQGRPGIVVAGIFRDGPAQKAGLQLGDVILSINGEPAGDGRRSMNQVARIKPNDKVAIQVMRNGKELKLTAEIGLRPPPAPAAKEEN; from the coding sequence ATGTTCAAGGCTTTGCGTTACTTTGCCTGGCCGCTGCTGGTCGGCGTGCTGATCGCCCTGCTGATCATCCAGCGCTTTCCACAATGGGTCGGTCTGCCCAGCCAGGACGTCAACCTGCAGCAGGCCCCGCAAACCACGCGGATCATGCAGGGGCCGGTGTCCTACGCCGACGCCGTGAGCATTGCCGCACCGGCGGTGGCCAACCTGTACACCACAAAAGTGGTCAACAAGACCGCGCACCCGCTGTTCGAAGACCCGCAGTTCCGCCGTTTCTTCGGCGACAACCTGCCCAAGCAGCGGCGCTGGGAGTCGAGCCTGGGCTCGGCGGTGATCATGAGCCCGGAAGGCTACCTGCTGACCAACAACCACGTGACCTCCGGCGCCGACCAGATCGTGGTGGCACTCAAGGACGGCCGCGAAACCCTGGCGCGGGTCATCGGCAGCGACCCGGAAACCGATCTGGCGGTCCTCAAGATCGACCTGAAGAACCTGCCGTCGATCACCATCGGCCGCTCCGACAGCATTCACATCGGCGACGTCGCCCTGGCCATCGGCAACCCCTTCGGTGTCGGCCAGACCGTCACCATGGGTATCATCAGTGCCACCGGCCGTAACCAGCTGGGCCTGAACAACTACGAAGACTTCATCCAGACTGACGCGGCAATCAACCCGGGCAACTCCGGTGGCGCCCTGGTCGACGCCAACGGCAACCTGACCGGCATCAACACGGCGATCTTCTCCAAATCCGGTGGATCCCAGGGCATCGGCTTCGCTATCCCGACCAAGCTGGCGCTGGAGGTGATGAAGGCGATCATCGAGCACGGTCAGGTGATTCGTGGCTGGCTGGGTATCGAAGTGCAGCCGCTGAGCCAGGAGCTGGCGGAGTCGTTCGGCATGCAGGGCCGTCCGGGGATCGTGGTGGCAGGCATCTTCCGCGACGGTCCGGCGCAAAAGGCCGGCCTGCAACTGGGTGATGTGATTCTCAGCATCAATGGCGAGCCAGCGGGTGACGGTCGTCGCTCGATGAACCAGGTGGCGCGGATCAAGCCCAACGACAAGGTGGCGATCCAGGTGATGCGTAACGGCAAGGAATTGAAGCTGACTGCTGAAATCGGCTTGCGTCCACCGCCGGCACCGGCAGCCAAAGAAGAAAACTGA
- the cysN gene encoding sulfate adenylyltransferase subunit CysN has product MSHQSELISEDILAYLAQHERKELLRFLTCGNVDDGKSTLIGRLLHDSKMIYEDHLEAITRDSKKVGTTGDDIDLALLVDGLQAEREQGITIDVAYRYFSTAKRKFIIADTPGHEQYTRNMATGASTCDLAIILVDARYGVQTQTRRHSYIASLLGIKHIVVAVNKMDLKGFDEGVFESIKADYLQFAEAINMSPSSLHFVPMSALKGDNVVNRSERSPWYTGPALMEILETVEVAADRNFTDLRFPVQYVNRPNLNFRGFAGTLASGVVHKGDEIVVLPSGKSSRVKSIVTFEGELENAGPGQAVTLTMEDEIDISRGDLLVHADNVPPVTDQFDAMLVWMAEEPMLPGKKYDIKRATSYVPGSIASIAHKVDVNTLEQGAASALQLNEIGKVKVSLDAPIALDGYDSNRTTGAFIVIDRLTNGTVGAGMIIAPPVVPHGTVGQHGKLAHVDTAERALRFGQQPATVLFSGLSGAGKSTLAYAVERKLFDMGRAVYVLDGQNLRHDLNKGLPQDRAGRTENWRRAAHVARQFNEAGLLTLAAFVAPDAEGREQAKALIGKERLITVYVQASPMACRERDPQGLYAAAGDNIPGDSFPYDVPLDADLVVDTQNVSLEDGVKQVLELLRKRGAI; this is encoded by the coding sequence ATGTCGCACCAATCCGAATTGATCAGCGAGGACATCCTCGCTTACCTGGCCCAGCACGAACGTAAAGAACTGCTGCGCTTTTTGACCTGCGGTAACGTCGATGACGGCAAGAGCACCCTGATCGGGCGCCTGCTGCACGACTCGAAGATGATCTACGAAGACCATCTGGAAGCCATTACCCGCGATTCGAAGAAAGTCGGCACCACCGGTGACGACATCGACCTGGCGTTGCTGGTTGACGGTCTGCAGGCCGAGCGCGAGCAGGGCATCACCATCGATGTCGCCTACCGCTACTTCTCCACCGCCAAGCGCAAGTTCATCATCGCCGACACCCCGGGCCACGAGCAGTACACCCGCAACATGGCCACCGGTGCGTCCACCTGCGACCTGGCGATCATCCTCGTCGATGCCCGTTACGGCGTGCAGACCCAAACCCGTCGCCACAGCTACATCGCGTCCCTGTTGGGCATCAAGCACATCGTCGTCGCCGTCAACAAGATGGACCTCAAAGGCTTCGATGAGGGCGTGTTCGAAAGCATCAAGGCCGACTACCTGCAGTTTGCCGAAGCCATCAACATGAGCCCGAGCAGCCTGCACTTCGTGCCGATGTCGGCGCTCAAGGGCGACAACGTGGTCAACCGCAGCGAACGTTCGCCGTGGTACACCGGCCCTGCGCTGATGGAAATCCTTGAAACCGTGGAAGTGGCGGCCGACCGCAACTTCACCGACCTGCGCTTCCCGGTGCAGTACGTCAACCGGCCGAACCTGAACTTCCGTGGCTTTGCCGGTACCCTGGCCAGCGGTGTGGTGCACAAGGGCGATGAAATCGTCGTGCTGCCATCGGGCAAGAGCAGCCGGGTCAAGTCCATCGTCACTTTCGAAGGTGAGCTGGAGAACGCTGGCCCAGGCCAGGCCGTGACCCTGACCATGGAAGACGAGATCGACATCTCCCGTGGCGACCTGCTGGTACATGCCGACAACGTTCCACCGGTGACCGACCAGTTCGACGCCATGCTCGTGTGGATGGCCGAAGAGCCAATGCTGCCGGGCAAGAAATACGACATCAAGCGCGCCACCAGCTACGTGCCGGGCTCGATTGCCAGCATTGCCCACAAGGTCGATGTCAACACCCTCGAGCAGGGCGCTGCCAGTGCTTTGCAGCTGAATGAAATCGGCAAGGTCAAGGTCAGCCTCGACGCGCCGATTGCCCTCGACGGCTATGACAGTAACCGCACTACCGGTGCCTTTATCGTCATCGACCGCCTGACCAACGGTACCGTCGGTGCGGGCATGATCATCGCGCCGCCGGTGGTGCCGCACGGCACTGTCGGTCAGCACGGCAAGCTGGCTCACGTTGACACCGCAGAACGCGCCCTGCGTTTTGGCCAGCAACCCGCCACCGTGCTGTTCAGCGGCCTCTCGGGTGCCGGCAAGAGCACCCTGGCGTATGCCGTGGAGCGCAAGCTGTTCGACATGGGCCGTGCGGTTTATGTGCTCGATGGCCAGAACCTGCGTCATGACCTGAACAAAGGTCTGCCGCAAGACCGCGCCGGACGTACCGAGAACTGGCGTCGTGCCGCGCACGTGGCGCGTCAGTTCAACGAAGCCGGCCTGCTGACCCTGGCTGCATTTGTTGCTCCGGACGCTGAAGGCCGTGAACAGGCCAAGGCGTTGATCGGCAAGGAACGTCTGATCACCGTTTACGTCCAGGCCTCGCCAATGGCTTGCCGCGAGCGCGACCCGCAAGGCCTATATGCTGCCGCTGGCGACAACATCCCGGGCGATAGCTTCCCGTACGACGTGCCGCTGGATGCCGACCTGGTGGTCGATACCCAGAACGTCAGCCTGGAAGACGGCGTCAAGCAGGTGCTGGAGCTGCTGCGTAAGCGTGGTGCGATCTAA
- a CDS encoding Nif3-like dinuclear metal center hexameric protein, whose amino-acid sequence MAVALSTLVEEAERYLGSAKIQDYCPNGLQVEGRPQVTRIVSGVTASQALLDAAVEAEADLVLVHHGYFWKGENPCITGMKQRRLKTLLKNDLSLLAYHLPLDLHPEVGNNVQLARQLDITVEGPLDPDNPRVVGLVGSLAEPMSARDFARKVQEVMGREPLVIEGEQIIRRVGWCTGGGQGYIDQAIAAGVDLFLSGEASEQTFHSARENGISFIAAGHHATERYGVQALGDYLARRFALEHLFIDCPNPI is encoded by the coding sequence ATGGCTGTTGCCCTGAGTACCCTGGTCGAGGAAGCCGAACGCTACCTTGGCAGCGCAAAAATCCAGGATTACTGCCCCAACGGCCTGCAGGTTGAAGGGCGTCCGCAGGTGACCCGCATCGTCAGCGGCGTCACCGCCAGCCAGGCGTTGCTGGACGCGGCGGTCGAGGCCGAAGCCGACCTGGTGCTGGTGCACCACGGTTATTTCTGGAAAGGCGAGAACCCGTGCATCACCGGGATGAAGCAGCGCCGGCTGAAAACCTTGCTGAAGAATGACCTGAGCTTGCTGGCCTATCACCTGCCGCTGGACCTGCACCCTGAAGTCGGCAACAACGTGCAGCTGGCCCGTCAGCTCGACATTACCGTCGAGGGGCCGCTGGACCCGGACAACCCGCGGGTGGTCGGTCTGGTCGGTTCGCTGGCCGAGCCCATGTCGGCGCGCGACTTTGCCCGCAAGGTGCAGGAGGTCATGGGCCGCGAGCCCCTGGTGATCGAGGGTGAGCAGATCATTCGCCGGGTCGGCTGGTGTACCGGCGGTGGCCAGGGTTACATCGACCAGGCAATTGCCGCAGGTGTCGACCTGTTCCTCAGCGGTGAGGCGTCTGAGCAGACCTTCCACAGCGCCCGCGAGAACGGCATCAGTTTCATCGCCGCCGGCCACCATGCCACCGAGCGTTACGGTGTGCAGGCACTGGGTGATTACCTGGCGCGGCGCTTTGCTCTGGAGCACCTGTTCATCGACTGTCCGAACCCGATCTGA
- a CDS encoding methionine gamma-lyase, translated as MSGSTKDSGFATRAIHHGYDPLAHQGSLVPPVYQTATFAFPTVEYGAACFAGEEGGHFYTRISNPTLALLEERMASLEGGEAGLALASGMGAITATLWTLLRPGDEVLVGRTLYGCTFAFLHHGIGEFGVKVRHVDMTDLQALEAAISGQTKVIYFETPANPNMQMADIAAVATLAHKHAITVVVDNTYCTPYLQRPLELGADLVVHSATKYLSGHGDITAGLVVGRKALVNRVRLEGLKDMTGAVMSPQDAALLMRGMKTLNLRMERHCSNAQTIAEYLQQHPAVELINYPGLPGFTQYELAQRQMRLPGGMIAFELKGGISAGRRFMNALQLFSRAVSLGDAESLAQHPASMTHSSYTPEERARYGISEGLVRLSVGLEDIDDLLADIEQALKACA; from the coding sequence ATGAGCGGCTCTACCAAGGATTCAGGTTTCGCTACCCGTGCCATCCACCACGGTTACGACCCATTGGCCCATCAGGGTTCTCTGGTTCCACCGGTCTACCAGACCGCCACGTTTGCATTTCCGACGGTTGAGTACGGCGCAGCCTGCTTTGCCGGGGAAGAGGGCGGACACTTCTATACGCGCATTTCCAACCCTACCTTGGCCCTGCTGGAAGAGCGCATGGCCTCGCTTGAAGGCGGTGAGGCCGGGTTGGCCCTGGCCTCGGGAATGGGTGCAATCACTGCGACCTTGTGGACCCTGCTGCGGCCCGGTGATGAGGTACTGGTAGGGCGAACCTTGTACGGCTGCACCTTTGCCTTTCTGCACCACGGTATCGGTGAGTTCGGGGTCAAGGTGCGCCATGTCGACATGACTGACCTGCAGGCACTTGAAGCGGCGATCAGCGGGCAAACCAAGGTGATCTACTTCGAAACACCGGCCAACCCGAACATGCAGATGGCCGATATCGCTGCCGTGGCAACGCTTGCGCACAAGCACGCTATCACCGTGGTGGTCGATAACACCTACTGCACGCCCTACCTGCAACGACCGCTGGAGCTGGGGGCGGACCTGGTGGTGCATTCGGCGACCAAGTACCTGAGCGGCCATGGCGATATCACCGCCGGCCTGGTGGTCGGGCGCAAGGCACTGGTAAACCGGGTTAGGCTTGAAGGCCTCAAGGACATGACCGGCGCGGTAATGTCGCCCCAGGATGCCGCCTTGCTGATGCGCGGTATGAAGACCTTGAACCTGCGCATGGAGCGCCATTGCAGCAATGCCCAGACCATCGCCGAGTACCTGCAGCAGCATCCGGCCGTGGAGTTGATCAACTATCCCGGCTTGCCTGGCTTTACTCAGTACGAACTGGCCCAGCGGCAGATGCGCTTGCCCGGCGGCATGATCGCCTTTGAACTCAAGGGCGGGATCAGTGCCGGACGTCGCTTCATGAATGCCCTGCAACTGTTCAGTCGCGCCGTCAGTCTGGGCGATGCCGAATCCCTGGCCCAGCACCCGGCAAGCATGACCCATTCCAGCTATACCCCTGAGGAGCGTGCCCGGTACGGCATCTCGGAGGGGCTGGTGCGGTTGTCGGTCGGGCTTGAAGATATCGACGACCTGCTGGCCGATATCGAGCAGGCACTGAAAGCCTGCGCCTGA
- a CDS encoding amino acid ABC transporter ATP-binding protein yields the protein MSEAIKQPVSPEGIIQMQGVNKWYGQFHVLKDINLNVRQGERIVLCGPSGSGKSTTIRCLNRLEEHQQGRIVVDGVELTNDLKQIEAIRREVGMVFQHFNLFPHLTILQNCTLAPMWVRKLPKRKAEEIAMHYLERVRIPEQANKYPGQLSGGQQQRVAIARALCMKPKIMLFDEPTSALDPEMVKEVLDTMVSLAEDGMTMLCVTHEMGFARTVANRVIFMDKGEIVEQAAPDDFFDRPQNERTKLFLSQILH from the coding sequence ATGAGTGAAGCGATCAAACAGCCTGTGAGCCCTGAAGGCATTATTCAGATGCAGGGCGTGAACAAGTGGTACGGCCAGTTCCACGTGCTCAAGGACATCAACCTGAATGTGCGCCAGGGCGAGCGTATCGTCCTGTGCGGGCCGTCGGGCTCGGGCAAGTCCACCACCATCCGCTGCCTCAACCGTCTGGAAGAGCACCAGCAGGGCCGCATCGTGGTCGATGGCGTGGAACTGACCAACGACCTCAAGCAGATCGAAGCGATCCGCCGTGAAGTCGGCATGGTGTTCCAGCATTTCAACCTGTTTCCGCACCTGACCATCCTGCAGAACTGCACCCTGGCACCGATGTGGGTGCGCAAGCTGCCCAAGCGCAAGGCCGAGGAAATTGCCATGCACTACCTGGAGCGGGTGCGGATTCCGGAGCAGGCCAACAAGTATCCGGGGCAATTGTCCGGTGGTCAGCAGCAGCGGGTGGCGATTGCCCGTGCGCTGTGCATGAAGCCAAAGATCATGCTGTTCGATGAACCGACCTCGGCGCTCGATCCGGAGATGGTCAAGGAAGTGCTCGACACCATGGTCAGCCTGGCGGAAGACGGCATGACCATGCTCTGCGTGACCCACGAGATGGGCTTTGCCCGCACGGTGGCGAACCGGGTAATCTTCATGGACAAGGGGGAGATTGTCGAGCAGGCGGCACCGGACGACTTCTTCGACCGGCCGCAGAATGAGCGGACCAAGCTGTTCCTGAGTCAGATCCTGCACTGA